A stretch of uncultured Flavobacterium sp. DNA encodes these proteins:
- a CDS encoding C10 family peptidase — protein sequence MRQTKVNKWFFILVLLVIFSCSKENDLGDSTKVSQENFVELSRAKEIGSEISFKSNASNSHTGKSTIKKRIEAVDEVKNDIGNTVFYVINYIEGGYVILSADNRAQPIIAFSEDDKFAVDKGKDVLYPDGLKSWVANAKGQITAIQKSMIKQTEKERLIWSQVSEVLVSRNLLQQAPSDKCYNRVTTDTKGPFLAVFWDQQKGFNSAMPYINCDGVSKRAFAGCVPIAMAQIMKYYEYPTNYNWSFMDYNTSTDAAAQFIWDVNKAITNVYPGQPSYSCSGTGVTNSCNMGKVLKEKFGYSSADWADYSYQVVKSNLAEDRPVILSGSSDSGGHMWVCDGYKATKYEFNNCTSNTTLYFHMNWGWGGYSDGFFAYNDFNMSDTNENVTNTSYNKNVKMIYNIKP from the coding sequence ATGAGACAAACAAAAGTTAACAAATGGTTTTTTATTTTGGTTCTACTAGTGATTTTTTCCTGTTCTAAGGAGAATGATTTAGGAGACTCTACTAAGGTTTCACAAGAAAACTTTGTGGAGCTATCTAGGGCAAAGGAAATTGGATCAGAAATTTCATTTAAGTCCAATGCTAGTAATTCTCATACAGGTAAAAGTACTATTAAAAAGAGAATTGAAGCGGTTGATGAAGTTAAGAATGATATTGGCAATACAGTGTTCTACGTTATAAATTATATTGAGGGGGGATATGTTATTCTTTCTGCAGATAACAGGGCTCAACCAATAATTGCGTTTTCTGAGGATGATAAGTTTGCTGTAGATAAAGGTAAGGATGTATTGTATCCAGATGGGCTTAAATCTTGGGTAGCAAATGCAAAAGGCCAGATTACTGCTATTCAAAAATCTATGATAAAACAGACTGAAAAAGAGAGATTAATTTGGAGTCAAGTAAGTGAAGTTTTGGTTAGTAGAAATTTGCTTCAGCAAGCGCCATCTGACAAATGTTATAATCGTGTTACCACAGATACAAAGGGGCCTTTTTTGGCAGTATTTTGGGATCAACAAAAAGGATTTAATAGTGCAATGCCATATATTAATTGTGATGGTGTTAGCAAACGTGCATTTGCAGGCTGTGTTCCAATCGCTATGGCTCAGATTATGAAATACTATGAATATCCAACAAATTATAATTGGTCATTCATGGATTATAATACTTCAACTGATGCAGCAGCTCAGTTTATATGGGATGTCAATAAAGCTATTACTAATGTGTATCCTGGTCAACCTTCATATTCTTGTTCTGGTACAGGAGTAACTAATAGTTGTAATATGGGTAAGGTCTTAAAAGAAAAATTTGGATATAGTTCTGCCGATTGGGCTGATTATAGTTATCAAGTGGTAAAGAGTAATTTAGCCGAAGATAGACCAGTTATATTATCTGGTTCTAGCGATTCTGGAGGGCATATGTGGGTTTGCGATGGATATAAAGCAACTAAGTACGAATTTAATAATTGTACAAGTAATACCACACTTTATTTTCATATGAATTGGGGCTGGGGAGGATATAGTGATGGTTTTTTTGCATATAATGATTTTAATATGTCTGATACAAATGAAAATGTGACTAATACTAGCTATAATAAAAATGTAAAAATGATTTATAATATAAAACCATAA
- a CDS encoding MarC family NAAT transporter yields MDLFIYLFAALFSVLNPIGTVPIFVGLTQHDSQKERSRISLWTAINVFIILIVSFFIGQYVLSFFGISIDALRIAGGIVIVNSGFSLLSGKFNKKRGINKKIENEAHQRNDIALTPLAIPMLAGPGSISLLIAFYQEHHGVEEIIISSLAIFAIAVAIFAILKSAHYLARILGASGIVAISRIVGFIVISIGIQYIVSSIINIVKGNF; encoded by the coding sequence ATGGATTTATTCATTTACTTATTTGCTGCTCTTTTTTCAGTTTTAAACCCAATAGGCACAGTTCCAATTTTTGTTGGATTAACACAACATGATTCTCAAAAAGAACGCTCCCGCATTTCGCTTTGGACTGCTATAAACGTTTTTATCATTTTGATTGTTTCTTTTTTTATCGGACAATATGTTCTGTCTTTCTTCGGAATTAGCATTGATGCACTTCGCATTGCCGGCGGAATTGTAATTGTAAATTCAGGTTTTTCTTTACTGTCCGGAAAGTTCAACAAAAAACGAGGAATCAATAAAAAGATCGAAAATGAGGCACACCAACGAAACGATATTGCTTTGACTCCATTAGCAATACCAATGTTAGCTGGTCCCGGATCAATTTCTTTATTAATTGCTTTTTATCAGGAACATCATGGAGTGGAAGAAATTATCATTTCGTCTTTGGCAATTTTTGCAATTGCAGTTGCTATTTTTGCAATTCTAAAAAGTGCTCATTATTTAGCAAGAATACTAGGTGCTTCAGGAATTGTAGCAATATCCAGAATTGTTGGTTTTATTGTAATCTCTATTGGAATACAATATATTGTAAGTTCGATCATCAATATTGTTAAAGGAAATTTTTAA
- the eno gene encoding phosphopyruvate hydratase yields the protein MSIIIKVHARQILDSRGNPTIEVDVVTENGVLGRAAVPSGASTGEHEAVELRDGGKAYLGKGVLNAVNNVNTVIAEELVGTSVFEQNTIDQLMIDLDGTPNKSKLGANAILGVSLAAAKAAANELGLPLYRYVGGVSANTLPVPMMNIINGGSHSDAPIAFQEFMIFPVKATSFTHAMQMGTEIFHSLKKVLHDRGLSTAVGDEGGFAPNLAGGTEDALDTIKLAVEKAGYTFGDEIMIALDCAASEFYVNGKYDYTKFEGETGKIRTSEEQADYLAELAAKYPIISIEDGMYEDDWDGWKYLTEKIGNKVQLVGDDLFVTNVARLSTGIEKGIANSILVKVNQIGTLTETIAAVNMAKNAGYTSVMSHRSGETEDNTIADLAVALNCGQIKTGSASRSDRMAKYNQLLRIEEELGSTAYFPGLNAFKIK from the coding sequence ATGAGTATTATAATTAAAGTTCACGCAAGACAAATTCTTGATTCTAGAGGTAATCCTACTATTGAAGTTGATGTAGTAACTGAAAACGGAGTTTTAGGTAGAGCAGCTGTTCCATCAGGAGCATCAACTGGAGAGCATGAAGCTGTTGAATTACGTGATGGAGGTAAAGCTTATCTTGGAAAAGGAGTTTTGAATGCAGTGAATAATGTAAATACTGTTATTGCTGAAGAATTAGTTGGAACTTCTGTTTTTGAACAAAACACAATTGATCAATTAATGATTGATTTGGATGGAACTCCAAATAAATCTAAATTAGGAGCTAATGCTATTTTAGGAGTTTCTTTGGCTGCTGCAAAAGCTGCTGCTAATGAACTTGGATTGCCTTTATATAGATATGTAGGTGGAGTTTCTGCTAATACATTACCTGTACCAATGATGAATATCATTAATGGTGGTTCTCACTCTGATGCGCCTATCGCATTTCAAGAATTTATGATTTTCCCGGTAAAAGCAACTTCTTTTACGCATGCTATGCAAATGGGAACTGAAATTTTCCACAGCTTGAAAAAAGTATTACACGATAGGGGTTTAAGTACTGCAGTTGGTGACGAAGGTGGTTTTGCTCCAAACTTAGCAGGTGGTACTGAAGATGCTTTAGATACTATTAAATTAGCAGTTGAAAAAGCAGGATATACTTTTGGTGACGAAATTATGATTGCTCTTGACTGTGCAGCTTCTGAATTCTATGTAAATGGTAAATACGATTATACTAAATTTGAAGGTGAAACTGGAAAAATCAGAACTTCTGAAGAGCAAGCTGATTATTTGGCTGAACTTGCTGCTAAATATCCAATTATTTCAATCGAAGATGGTATGTATGAAGATGACTGGGATGGATGGAAATATTTAACTGAAAAAATTGGAAATAAAGTACAATTAGTAGGTGATGATTTATTTGTAACTAATGTTGCACGTTTGTCAACTGGTATTGAAAAAGGAATTGCAAATTCAATTTTAGTAAAAGTGAACCAAATTGGTACTTTGACTGAAACGATTGCTGCTGTAAATATGGCTAAAAATGCTGGTTACACTTCAGTAATGTCTCACCGTTCAGGAGAAACTGAAGATAATACTATTGCAGATTTAGCAGTAGCTTTAAACTGTGGTCAAATTAAAACAGGTTCTGCTTCTCGTTCTGATCGTATGGCAAAATACAATCAATTATTGAGAATTGAAGAAGAGCTTGGAAGTACTGCTTATTTTCCTGGATTAAACGCTTTCAAAATTAAATAA
- a CDS encoding DNA-directed RNA polymerase subunit alpha: protein MAIFNFQKPDKVIMIDSTDFEGKFEFRPLEPGYGLTVGNALRRVLLSALEGYAITSVRIEGVDHEFSTISGVVEDVTEIILNLKQVRFKRQIEDIDNEAVTISVSGKDQLTAGDFQKFISGFQVLNPDLVICNLDSKIKLNFDLTIEKGRGYVPAEENKKQNAAIGTIFTDSIFTPVKNVKYAIENFRVEQKTDYEKLVFEIKTDGSINPKDALTEAAKVLIHHFMLFSDERITLEADEIAQTESYDEESLHMRQLLKTKLVDMDLSVRALNCLKAAEVDTLGDLVSFNKNDLMKFRNFGKKSLTELDELVAVKNLTFGMDLAKYKLDKE from the coding sequence ATGGCAATATTTAATTTTCAAAAGCCCGATAAAGTTATCATGATCGATTCAACCGATTTTGAAGGTAAATTCGAATTTAGACCTTTAGAACCTGGTTATGGATTGACAGTTGGTAATGCACTTAGAAGAGTTTTGCTTTCAGCATTAGAAGGTTATGCAATTACATCTGTTCGTATCGAAGGTGTAGATCATGAGTTTTCTACTATTTCAGGTGTTGTTGAAGATGTTACCGAAATTATCCTTAATCTAAAACAAGTGCGTTTCAAACGTCAAATTGAAGATATCGATAATGAAGCAGTTACAATTTCTGTTTCTGGTAAAGATCAACTGACAGCAGGTGATTTTCAAAAATTTATTTCAGGTTTCCAAGTTCTGAACCCAGACCTTGTTATCTGTAATTTAGATTCTAAAATCAAATTGAACTTCGATTTAACAATCGAAAAAGGTAGAGGATATGTTCCTGCTGAGGAGAACAAAAAACAGAATGCTGCAATTGGGACTATTTTTACAGACTCTATTTTTACTCCGGTAAAAAATGTAAAATATGCAATTGAAAACTTCCGTGTTGAGCAAAAAACAGATTACGAAAAATTAGTTTTTGAAATTAAAACTGATGGTTCTATTAATCCAAAAGATGCTCTTACTGAAGCTGCTAAAGTTTTAATTCACCACTTCATGTTATTTTCTGACGAAAGAATTACACTCGAGGCTGACGAAATTGCACAAACAGAATCGTATGATGAAGAGTCATTGCATATGAGACAATTGCTTAAAACTAAGCTTGTTGATATGGATTTATCTGTGAGAGCATTAAATTGCTTGAAAGCGGCTGAAGTTGATACACTTGGTGATTTAGTATCGTTCAATAAAAATGACCTAATGAAATTCCGTAATTTTGGTAAAAAATCTTTAACTGAACTTGATGAACTTGTTGCAGTTAAAAATTTAACTTTCGGAATGGACTTAGCTAAATACAAATTAGATAAAGAATAA
- the rpsD gene encoding 30S ribosomal protein S4, with product MARYTGPKTRIARKFGEAIFGDDKSFEKRNYPPGQHGMAKKRGKKSEYAVQLMEKQKAKYSYGILEKQFRNLFKKASATKGVTGEVLLQLCEARLDNVVFRMGIAPSRRGARQLVSHRHVTVNGEVVNIASYHLKPGDKVAVREKSKSLEAIERSLSNSSHVYEWITWNNDLKEGTFVSVPARLQIPENIKEQLIVELYNK from the coding sequence ATGGCAAGATATACTGGTCCAAAAACTAGAATTGCTCGTAAATTTGGCGAAGCAATCTTCGGAGATGATAAATCTTTCGAAAAAAGAAATTACCCACCTGGACAACACGGGATGGCTAAAAAAAGAGGTAAAAAATCTGAGTATGCTGTTCAGTTAATGGAAAAGCAAAAAGCTAAATATTCTTATGGAATTTTAGAAAAACAATTCAGAAATTTATTCAAAAAAGCATCAGCTACTAAAGGTGTTACTGGTGAAGTTCTTTTACAATTATGTGAAGCAAGATTAGATAACGTTGTTTTTAGAATGGGTATCGCTCCTTCTAGAAGAGGTGCTAGACAATTAGTTTCTCACAGACACGTTACTGTTAATGGTGAAGTTGTAAATATCGCTTCTTACCACCTTAAACCTGGTGATAAAGTTGCAGTTCGTGAAAAATCTAAATCTTTAGAAGCTATCGAACGTTCTTTATCAAATTCAAGTCATGTTTATGAATGGATTACTTGGAATAATGATCTTAAAGAAGGAACTTTTGTTTCTGTACCTGCAAGACTTCAAATTCCAGAAAACATTAAAGAACAATTAATCGTAGAGTTGTACAACAAATAA
- a CDS encoding citrate synthase, with amino-acid sequence MSKIATLEVDGQKIELPVITGSENESAIDINKLRDLTGFITIDPGYKNSGSCKSEITFLDGELGILRYRGYSIEDLAEKASFLEVSYLLIFGELPTAQELEQFENGIKKHTLVNEEMKNIIDGFPKTAHPMGVLSALTSALTAFNPKAVNVENEKEMYEAICKTMGKFLVIATWTYRKSMGYPLNYYDNTQGYVENFMQLMFKLPTGPYSANPIVIDALDKLFILHADHEQNCSTSTVRMVGSSHAGLFASISAGVSALWGPLHGGANQAVLEMLEDINKDGGDTDKFLAKAKDKNDPFRLMGFGHRVYKNFDPRAKIIKKAAKEVLDTLGVDDPILEIAKKLEMAALEDDYFKSRNLYPNVDFYSGIIYRALGIPTDMFTVMFAIGRLPGWIAQWKEMRENKEPIGRPRQVYTGHPLRDFKSNK; translated from the coding sequence ATGTCAAAAATAGCTACATTAGAAGTAGATGGTCAAAAAATTGAACTTCCGGTAATCACAGGAAGTGAAAATGAATCAGCTATCGATATTAACAAATTACGTGATTTAACTGGTTTTATTACTATTGATCCGGGATACAAAAATTCTGGTTCATGTAAAAGTGAGATCACATTCTTAGACGGAGAATTAGGAATTTTGCGTTACAGAGGATATTCAATTGAAGATTTGGCTGAGAAAGCTAGTTTTCTAGAGGTATCTTATCTTTTGATTTTTGGTGAATTACCAACAGCTCAAGAATTAGAGCAGTTCGAAAATGGTATTAAAAAACATACTTTGGTAAACGAAGAAATGAAAAATATCATTGATGGTTTCCCAAAAACAGCTCATCCAATGGGTGTTTTGTCAGCTTTAACCAGTGCTTTAACAGCCTTTAACCCAAAAGCGGTTAATGTTGAAAATGAAAAAGAAATGTATGAGGCCATTTGTAAAACAATGGGTAAATTTCTTGTAATTGCTACATGGACATACAGAAAATCAATGGGTTATCCGTTAAACTATTATGATAATACACAAGGTTATGTAGAGAATTTTATGCAATTAATGTTTAAATTGCCTACAGGACCTTACTCTGCTAATCCGATTGTTATTGATGCATTGGATAAATTGTTTATTCTTCATGCCGATCACGAGCAAAATTGCTCTACTTCTACAGTTAGAATGGTTGGTTCATCTCATGCGGGTTTATTTGCTTCAATTTCTGCTGGAGTTTCTGCGCTTTGGGGGCCTCTTCATGGTGGTGCAAATCAAGCTGTTCTTGAAATGCTTGAAGATATTAATAAAGATGGAGGTGATACTGATAAGTTTTTGGCGAAAGCAAAAGATAAAAATGATCCTTTCCGTTTAATGGGATTTGGTCATAGAGTTTATAAAAACTTTGATCCACGAGCTAAAATCATTAAAAAAGCGGCTAAAGAAGTGTTAGATACTTTAGGTGTTGATGATCCGATTTTAGAAATCGCTAAGAAATTAGAAATGGCTGCTCTTGAGGATGATTACTTCAAATCAAGAAACCTATATCCAAATGTTGATTTCTATTCTGGAATTATCTACAGAGCACTTGGGATCCCGACAGATATGTTTACAGTAATGTTTGCTATTGGTAGATTACCAGGTTGGATTGCGCAATGGAAAGAAATGCGTGAAAACAAAGAACCAATTGGTAGACCAAGACAAGTCTACACAGGACATCCGCTTAGAGACTTTAAGTCGAACAAATAA
- the rpsK gene encoding 30S ribosomal protein S11, with protein sequence MAKATAKKRKVIVESTGEAHISATFNNIIISLTNKKGEVISWSSAGKMGFRGSKKNTPYAAQMAAEDCSKVALEAGLKKVKVYVKGPGNGRESAIRSIHNGGIEVTEIIDVTPMPHNGCRPPKRRRV encoded by the coding sequence ATGGCTAAAGCAACTGCAAAAAAACGTAAAGTTATCGTTGAATCAACGGGTGAAGCTCATATTTCTGCCACTTTCAACAACATTATCATTTCTTTGACTAATAAGAAAGGTGAAGTTATTTCTTGGTCTTCAGCTGGTAAAATGGGTTTCAGAGGTTCTAAAAAGAACACTCCGTATGCAGCTCAAATGGCAGCAGAAGATTGTAGTAAAGTAGCTCTTGAGGCAGGACTTAAAAAAGTAAAAGTTTATGTAAAAGGACCAGGAAACGGACGTGAGTCTGCTATCCGTTCTATTCATAACGGTGGAATTGAAGTTACAGAGATTATCGATGTTACTCCAATGCCGCACAACGGATGTCGTCCTCCAAAAAGACGTAGAGTTTAA
- the rplQ gene encoding 50S ribosomal protein L17 gives MRHGKKFNHLSRQTGHRKAMLANMACSLIEHKRINTTVAKAKALKQFVEPLITKSKEDTTHNRRIVFAYLRSKYAVTDLFRDVAAKVGDRPGGYTRIIKVGNRLGDNADMAMIELVDFNELYNGGKKEVKKAKSRRGGKAKKADGTPEAPAAESETTTEASE, from the coding sequence ATGAGACACGGAAAAAAATTCAATCACTTAAGCAGACAGACTGGACATAGAAAAGCTATGCTAGCTAATATGGCTTGTTCTCTTATTGAGCACAAACGTATTAATACTACTGTTGCTAAAGCTAAAGCGCTTAAACAATTCGTTGAGCCTTTAATCACAAAATCAAAAGAAGATACGACTCACAACCGTCGTATTGTTTTTGCTTACTTACGTAGCAAATATGCTGTAACTGACTTGTTCAGAGACGTAGCTGCTAAAGTTGGAGACCGTCCAGGTGGATACACTCGTATCATTAAAGTAGGAAATCGTTTGGGAGATAATGCTGATATGGCAATGATCGAACTTGTAGATTTCAATGAACTTTACAATGGAGGTAAAAAAGAAGTTAAAAAAGCAAAAAGCCGTCGTGGTGGTAAAGCTAAAAAAGCTGATGGTACTCCTGAAGCTCCTGCAGCTGAATCAGAAACGACTACTGAAGCTTCTGAATAA
- a CDS encoding arginine deiminase-related protein, translating into MKQTTNAIVMIRPVAFRMNEQTAVNNYYQKVLDGLLPSTVNAKAQQEFDTFVEKLRAVGVDVTVIEDTLETDTPDSIFPNNWVSFHENGDVALYPMFAENRRQERREDILDTLEEKGFEISNIMDYTSAEDDGFFLEGTGSLLLDRANAKAYCALSPRADEELFIEFCEDFDYAPVIFEAFQTVDGERKLIYHTNVMMCLGETFAVICADCIDDKKERKMVLENLKADKKEIILITEAQVNNFAGNMLEVRGTNDKKYIVMSASAHQSLTPKQISQLENHAEILSSSLDTIEACGGGSARCMMAEVFLPRN; encoded by the coding sequence ATGAAACAAACAACAAATGCAATCGTAATGATTCGGCCAGTTGCTTTCAGGATGAACGAACAAACTGCTGTTAATAATTATTACCAAAAAGTATTAGACGGACTTTTGCCTAGTACAGTAAATGCTAAAGCACAACAAGAGTTTGATACTTTTGTTGAAAAACTAAGAGCGGTAGGAGTTGATGTTACTGTAATAGAAGATACTTTGGAGACTGATACTCCCGATAGTATTTTTCCAAATAACTGGGTTTCTTTCCATGAGAATGGAGATGTAGCATTATATCCAATGTTTGCAGAAAATCGTCGTCAGGAACGTCGTGAAGATATCTTAGATACTCTTGAAGAAAAAGGTTTTGAGATTTCTAATATAATGGATTATACATCGGCAGAAGATGATGGCTTTTTTTTGGAAGGAACCGGAAGTTTGCTTTTAGATCGTGCGAATGCAAAAGCTTATTGCGCTTTGTCACCTCGTGCAGATGAAGAATTGTTTATTGAATTCTGTGAAGATTTTGATTATGCTCCGGTTATTTTTGAAGCATTTCAAACTGTAGATGGTGAGCGTAAATTAATATATCATACAAATGTTATGATGTGTTTAGGTGAGACTTTTGCTGTAATTTGTGCAGATTGTATTGATGATAAAAAAGAACGCAAAATGGTTCTCGAAAACCTAAAAGCCGATAAAAAAGAAATTATTTTGATTACCGAAGCGCAGGTGAATAACTTTGCGGGTAATATGTTGGAAGTTCGAGGTACAAATGATAAGAAATATATCGTTATGAGCGCATCGGCACATCAGAGTTTAACTCCGAAACAAATTTCACAATTAGAAAATCATGCTGAAATTTTAAGTTCAAGTTTAGATACAATAGAAGCTTGTGGAGGTGGAAGTGCCAGATGTATGATGGCTGAAGTGTTTTTGCCAAGAAACTAG
- a CDS encoding arginine deiminase family protein, producing MLQLNIKNETSRLRAVVLGSAVHNGPTPSLEEAYDPKSLEHIKAGTYPIEEDMVVEMEAFNTVFKKYDVKVYRPEMIENYNQIFARDIGFVIDDTFVKSNILPDRERELDAIQYIIDQMDSLKVVRPPEEVHIEGGDVMLWNDHIFIGTYKGSDYKDYITARTNMYGVNYIKELFPNKIVKEFDLVKSKLEARDNALHLDCCFQPVGKNKGIIYKRGFREEADYLYLVNLFGKENLFHIERNEMYNMCSNVFSIDDNVVVSEKNFTRLNNWLRASGFTVEEIPYAEIAKQEGLLRCSTLPLIRD from the coding sequence ATGTTGCAATTAAATATAAAGAACGAAACGTCAAGATTACGGGCTGTAGTTTTGGGTTCAGCTGTTCATAATGGGCCAACTCCATCTTTAGAAGAGGCTTATGATCCTAAATCATTGGAACATATTAAGGCAGGAACCTATCCAATCGAAGAAGATATGGTTGTTGAAATGGAAGCTTTTAATACAGTCTTTAAAAAATATGATGTAAAAGTTTATCGTCCGGAAATGATTGAAAACTACAATCAGATTTTTGCAAGAGATATTGGTTTTGTAATTGATGATACGTTTGTAAAATCAAACATTTTGCCTGATAGAGAGCGTGAGTTAGACGCAATTCAATATATAATCGATCAAATGGATTCTTTAAAAGTAGTTCGTCCGCCAGAAGAAGTTCATATTGAAGGCGGAGACGTAATGCTTTGGAACGATCATATTTTTATTGGGACATACAAAGGAAGTGATTATAAAGATTACATTACAGCAAGAACAAATATGTACGGTGTAAATTATATAAAAGAATTGTTTCCTAATAAAATTGTTAAAGAATTTGATTTAGTAAAATCTAAATTAGAAGCTCGTGACAATGCTTTACACTTAGATTGTTGTTTTCAGCCCGTTGGAAAAAATAAAGGGATTATTTATAAAAGAGGTTTCCGTGAAGAAGCTGATTATTTATATTTAGTAAACCTTTTTGGGAAAGAAAATTTATTTCATATCGAAAGAAACGAAATGTATAATATGTGTTCAAACGTATTTTCTATTGATGATAATGTTGTCGTTTCGGAAAAAAACTTTACTCGACTAAATAATTGGCTTCGTGCAAGCGGATTTACTGTTGAAGAAATTCCTTATGCGGAGATTGCGAAGCAAGAGGGATTATTGAGATGTTCGACTTTACCTTTAATTAGAGATTAA
- a CDS encoding CoA-binding protein — MKNKKTLVLGATTKPERYAFRAVNMLVEKGHTVLAIGQNTGEVAGVKIYTKAIPVKNIDTVTLYLNPARQRDYYNYIIEAQPKRVVFNPGTENPELYQLLELNNIKKEVACTLVLLATNQY; from the coding sequence ATGAAAAATAAAAAAACTTTAGTTCTTGGTGCTACCACAAAGCCAGAACGTTACGCTTTTAGAGCTGTAAATATGTTAGTTGAAAAAGGGCATACTGTTTTAGCAATTGGTCAAAATACAGGTGAAGTTGCGGGTGTGAAAATTTATACAAAAGCGATTCCGGTAAAAAATATAGACACTGTTACTTTGTATTTGAATCCAGCACGCCAACGTGATTATTATAATTACATTATTGAAGCACAACCCAAAAGAGTTGTTTTTAATCCTGGAACAGAAAATCCTGAGCTTTATCAATTGTTAGAGTTAAATAATATCAAGAAAGAAGTTGCATGTACTTTGGTTTTATTAGCAACGAATCAATATTAA
- the carA gene encoding glutamine-hydrolyzing carbamoyl-phosphate synthase small subunit: MKYTTRQSAILLLSDGTIFHGKSIGISGKTFGEVCFNTGMTGYQEIFTDPSYFGQIMVATNTHIGNYGVNDLEVESDSIKIAGLVCKNFSFNFSREDASGSLEDYFAKQNLICISDVDTRALVSYIRDNGAMNAVICTDGTSVEELKKELANVPNMEGLELASKVSTTEPYFFGDENATYKISALDLGIKKNILRNLAKRDCYIKVFPYNSAYKDLAEFNPDGYFLSNGPGDPDPLFGAIEVAKEILADDKPLFGICLGHQVIALANGVQTYKMFNGHRGINHPVKNIITGKGEITSQNHGFAVNKEALDNHPDLEITHLHLNDGTVAGMRMKNKNCFSVQYHPEASPGPHDSSYLFDQFVENIKEALSKTM; this comes from the coding sequence ATGAAATACACTACACGACAAAGCGCCATTTTATTACTAAGTGATGGGACTATTTTTCACGGAAAATCTATCGGTATTAGCGGTAAAACTTTTGGTGAAGTTTGTTTTAACACTGGAATGACTGGTTATCAGGAGATTTTTACAGATCCTTCTTATTTTGGTCAGATAATGGTAGCAACTAATACGCATATTGGTAATTATGGTGTGAATGACCTGGAAGTTGAATCAGATAGTATCAAGATTGCCGGTTTAGTTTGTAAAAACTTTAGCTTTAACTTTTCGAGAGAAGATGCTTCCGGAAGCTTAGAGGATTACTTTGCTAAGCAAAACCTGATCTGTATTTCAGATGTTGATACACGTGCGCTTGTAAGTTATATTCGTGATAATGGAGCTATGAATGCAGTTATTTGCACTGATGGTACTTCTGTTGAAGAATTGAAAAAAGAATTGGCTAATGTGCCAAACATGGAAGGTTTAGAGTTGGCATCAAAAGTATCAACAACTGAACCTTATTTTTTTGGTGATGAAAATGCAACTTACAAAATCTCTGCTTTAGATCTTGGAATCAAAAAGAACATCTTGAGAAATCTTGCAAAGAGAGATTGTTACATTAAAGTTTTTCCGTACAATTCAGCATATAAAGATTTAGCCGAATTTAATCCAGACGGATATTTCTTGTCAAATGGGCCAGGGGATCCAGATCCGCTTTTTGGAGCTATTGAGGTTGCAAAAGAAATTTTGGCTGATGATAAACCATTATTTGGGATTTGTTTAGGACACCAGGTAATTGCTTTGGCAAATGGAGTTCAAACTTATAAAATGTTTAATGGTCACCGAGGAATTAATCATCCGGTTAAAAATATAATTACTGGTAAAGGAGAAATTACTTCGCAAAATCATGGTTTTGCTGTGAATAAAGAAGCGTTAGATAATCATCCAGATCTAGAGATAACGCATTTGCATTTAAATGATGGAACGGTTGCAGGTATGCGTATGAAAAATAAGAATTGTTTTTCAGTGCAATACCATCCGGAAGCAAGTCCTGGACCACATGATTCATCTTATTTGTTCGATCAATTTGTTGAGAACATAAAAGAAGCTTTATCTAAAACGATGTAG